One part of the Olleya sp. YS genome encodes these proteins:
- a CDS encoding T9SS type A sorting domain-containing protein produces MKNKLLLIVMLFSSLTYAQTFPIDFSDPLDDMFPDDCTFTLTTDAGDDVGSVTGSGALFDNVQLTLAENVDLSDDFNNTITFRIKPDADYGTRTHLLKFENGTGPDTELGFTTSGTAWIDVSLDFPSGLGDYGLLVLFTDFNNTDVGTYLIDDFAGGTNVAPPPPPTAIFPIDFETADDTFNCFDCGFTFTTDAGDNVGQIAGGGLPFDTAQLTLAQNLDLSDDTNNTITFRIKPVADYGTRTHLLKFEGGSGANPTTELSFTTTGTAWQDISLDYPAGLSNYDLMVFFPDFNNADVGTYLVDDFAGGTNIVPVADPEPAPIPDSPDNETYSIYNDTNNYTTNFPFVYDFGTIGGEPDLDTSTNTNLALKFDFSFAGYGQGEGGPDDVSIYDYVHFMYWAAPGVPGFQFRMISNDGAVLEYTYEIGTDEPIVTGAWTLVTIPMSYFTNLGFSSTHFFQWKFETFMQVVTPQGTVYVDNILLTQNPLSVAEYEVNSIKVYPNPTTSHWTVKAKQLIKIVEVFDILGKSVFVKDVNSKEFIIETINLNSGLYFAKLSANNSTSTIKLIKD; encoded by the coding sequence AGATGCTGGAGATGATGTAGGATCTGTAACTGGTAGTGGTGCTTTATTTGACAATGTACAATTAACGTTAGCAGAAAATGTAGATTTGTCAGACGATTTTAATAACACTATTACATTTAGAATAAAACCTGATGCAGATTACGGAACACGTACACACTTATTAAAGTTTGAAAATGGAACAGGACCAGATACGGAATTAGGATTTACAACTTCAGGTACTGCGTGGATAGATGTTAGTTTAGATTTTCCTTCAGGTTTAGGTGACTATGGACTATTAGTATTATTTACAGATTTTAATAATACAGATGTTGGAACATACTTAATCGACGATTTTGCTGGAGGAACAAATGTGGCGCCTCCACCACCACCTACTGCAATTTTTCCAATAGATTTTGAAACAGCAGATGACACATTTAATTGTTTTGATTGCGGTTTTACATTTACTACAGATGCTGGTGATAATGTAGGTCAAATAGCAGGAGGAGGACTACCTTTTGACACTGCTCAATTAACTTTAGCTCAAAACCTCGATCTTTCCGACGATACTAATAATACTATAACTTTTAGAATTAAACCAGTTGCAGATTATGGTACACGTACCCATTTATTAAAATTTGAAGGAGGATCTGGTGCTAATCCAACTACAGAATTATCATTTACAACAACAGGAACTGCTTGGCAAGATATTAGTTTAGATTATCCAGCTGGCTTAAGTAACTATGATTTAATGGTGTTTTTTCCAGATTTTAATAATGCAGATGTCGGTACGTATTTAGTCGATGATTTTGCTGGAGGAACCAATATTGTTCCAGTTGCAGATCCAGAGCCTGCTCCTATACCAGATTCTCCTGACAATGAAACTTATAGTATATATAACGATACTAATAATTATACGACCAATTTTCCGTTTGTATATGATTTTGGAACCATAGGAGGTGAGCCAGACTTAGATACAAGTACTAACACTAATTTAGCATTAAAATTTGACTTTTCTTTTGCAGGTTATGGTCAAGGAGAAGGTGGTCCTGATGATGTCTCAATTTATGATTACGTTCATTTTATGTATTGGGCAGCTCCTGGTGTTCCTGGTTTTCAATTTAGAATGATAAGTAACGATGGTGCTGTTTTAGAATATACTTATGAGATTGGTACAGATGAGCCAATTGTAACAGGAGCTTGGACTTTAGTAACCATACCAATGTCGTACTTTACTAATTTAGGATTTTCAAGTACACATTTTTTTCAATGGAAATTTGAAACTTTTATGCAAGTTGTTACTCCTCAAGGGACTGTCTATGTAGATAATATTTTACTAACTCAAAATCCTTTATCTGTAGCAGAATATGAGGTTAATTCAATTAAAGTGTATCCTAACCCAACAACTAGTCATTGGACTGTTAAAGCTAAACAGCTTATAAAAATAGTAGAAGTGTTTGATATATTAGGAAAGTCTGTGTTTGTTAAAGATGTTAATAGTAAAGAATTTATTATAGAAACTATAAACTTAAATTCTGGATTGTATTTTGCTAAACTTAGTGCTAATAACTCTACAAGTACTATTAAGCTTATAAAAGATTAG
- a CDS encoding Crp/Fnr family transcriptional regulator, whose protein sequence is MKTLTREELMRVSACKTGKVVKKGDIIFEEGDTLNGIYCVRDGVCKMSKLSENGKDQVVKLVVKGGMMGQRSLVSGETANLSAVAINDMQICFIPKQEILNDLQKNSNFSMDVLKKMAQDLRDADDTVVDMAQKTVKQRMAETLIYISKKFGQDANGFLNLTLSREDYASIVGTATESAIRILSLFKKEGLISTSGKKIKIEDEASLLKIE, encoded by the coding sequence TTGAAAACTTTAACAAGAGAAGAATTAATGCGTGTCTCTGCCTGCAAAACAGGAAAAGTTGTCAAAAAAGGTGACATTATTTTTGAGGAAGGTGATACACTTAATGGTATTTACTGTGTTAGAGACGGAGTTTGTAAAATGAGTAAACTTAGTGAAAATGGTAAAGATCAAGTCGTAAAATTAGTTGTAAAAGGTGGTATGATGGGACAACGCTCACTAGTTAGTGGAGAAACAGCAAATCTTAGTGCTGTTGCCATAAATGATATGCAGATATGCTTTATACCCAAACAAGAAATTTTAAACGATTTACAGAAAAATTCTAATTTTTCTATGGACGTATTAAAAAAAATGGCTCAAGATTTAAGAGATGCAGATGATACGGTTGTTGATATGGCACAAAAAACTGTAAAACAACGTATGGCTGAAACCTTAATTTATATCTCCAAAAAGTTTGGTCAAGATGCTAACGGTTTTTTAAATTTAACCTTATCAAGGGAAGATTATGCTAGTATTGTAGGTACTGCTACAGAAAGTGCTATTAGAATATTATCTTTGTTTAAAAAAGAAGGCTTAATTAGTACTTCTGGAAAAAAAATTAAAATTGAAGATGAAGCTAGTTTGCTAAAAATAGAATAA
- a CDS encoding heavy metal translocating P-type ATPase metal-binding domain-containing protein, with translation MDINVCYHCGDTCTDATLVLEDKSFCCNGCKTVFEILSENDLTCYYDLQASPGAIPKEIEGKYDFLSQQKIIDKLVEFDDGDTQIVTLYIPHIHCSSCIWILENLNKLHPAISLSQVNFGKKTIRVSYNLESYSLKALVLLLSSVGYEPYISLEDYKTGQKNVNRSLIYKLGVAGFAFGNVMFLSFPEYFEVNEFWLDQYKHTFRWIMFTFSLPVVFYAAQDYFISAYKAINTKVLNIDIPIALGVVVLFLRSTAEIIFDIGSGFFDSLTGLVFFLLLGKFFQQKTYSFLSFERDYKSYFPIAVTKIFNNQEVPVQVYDIKKGDRLLIRNQELIPVDGILINGRAKIDYSFVTGESETVTKQSGDKLFAGGKQTSGVIEMEAIKSVEQSYLTQLWSNDVFSKNKEDGFTTLTNAISKRFTIAVLTIALVATVYWLFVDSSKALNVFTAVLIIACPCAIALAAPFTFGNLLRIFGKHKFYLKNASVLEQLAHINTIIFDKTGTITSNKKNDVKYDGLPLSTSEEMLLKNTLRGSNHPLSRSLYDILEANNIIPLDHFEEYLGQGIEASHNTQNIKIGSAQFVGHQTDTEVLNTSVFISSNNMYKGKYTFYNSYRKGLSKLFNSLKKKYDLVILSGDNEGELENLKKLLPAKTKLLFNQKPDDKLEYIKYHQSEGAKVLMVGDGLNDAGALAQSQVGIAISENVNVFSPACDAILDATKFNQLYHYIKVSKSGIKIVKWSFLLSLFYNIIGLYFAVTGQLAPVIAAILMPLSSISIVVFTTVATNIVGRKLK, from the coding sequence ATGGACATAAATGTATGTTATCATTGTGGCGATACTTGCACAGATGCAACACTAGTTTTAGAAGATAAATCCTTTTGTTGTAATGGATGCAAAACAGTTTTTGAGATATTGTCTGAAAACGATTTAACGTGTTATTATGATTTACAAGCTTCCCCTGGTGCAATCCCAAAAGAGATAGAAGGTAAGTACGATTTTTTATCACAACAAAAAATAATTGATAAGTTAGTCGAGTTTGATGATGGCGACACTCAAATAGTGACACTTTATATTCCTCATATTCATTGTAGTTCTTGTATTTGGATACTAGAAAACCTTAATAAACTACATCCAGCAATTTCTCTATCTCAAGTCAATTTTGGAAAAAAAACTATTCGTGTTTCATATAATTTAGAGTCTTATTCACTTAAAGCTTTGGTTTTGCTTTTAAGCTCTGTTGGATATGAGCCTTACATCAGTTTGGAAGATTACAAAACTGGTCAAAAAAATGTCAACCGAAGCTTAATATACAAGCTTGGTGTCGCAGGTTTTGCATTTGGTAATGTCATGTTTTTATCGTTTCCGGAGTATTTTGAGGTAAACGAATTTTGGTTAGATCAGTACAAACATACATTTAGATGGATTATGTTTACGTTCTCTTTGCCAGTAGTGTTTTATGCAGCTCAAGATTATTTTATTTCGGCTTATAAAGCTATAAATACAAAGGTTTTAAATATAGATATTCCTATAGCTTTAGGAGTTGTTGTTTTGTTTTTAAGAAGTACAGCCGAAATTATCTTTGATATTGGTTCAGGTTTTTTTGACAGTTTAACTGGCTTAGTATTCTTTTTATTATTAGGTAAGTTTTTTCAGCAAAAAACCTATTCATTCTTATCTTTTGAGCGTGATTACAAATCGTATTTTCCTATTGCAGTCACTAAGATTTTTAATAACCAAGAAGTACCAGTCCAGGTATATGATATTAAAAAAGGAGACAGACTTTTAATTAGAAATCAAGAGTTAATTCCTGTTGACGGAATCTTGATTAATGGAAGAGCAAAAATTGATTATAGCTTTGTAACTGGCGAGTCTGAAACTGTTACGAAACAATCGGGAGACAAATTATTTGCAGGAGGTAAACAAACTTCTGGTGTGATAGAGATGGAAGCTATTAAATCTGTAGAGCAAAGCTATTTAACCCAATTATGGAGCAATGATGTGTTTAGTAAAAATAAGGAGGATGGTTTTACAACACTAACTAATGCTATCAGTAAACGGTTTACCATTGCAGTATTAACTATAGCGTTAGTGGCTACTGTATATTGGTTATTTGTTGATTCCAGTAAAGCTTTAAACGTGTTTACAGCTGTACTCATTATTGCTTGTCCATGTGCAATTGCATTAGCAGCGCCTTTTACCTTCGGAAACTTGTTACGCATCTTTGGAAAGCATAAATTCTATCTAAAAAACGCTTCAGTATTAGAACAATTAGCACACATCAATACCATTATTTTTGACAAAACCGGAACTATAACATCAAATAAAAAAAACGATGTAAAATATGATGGTTTACCGTTAAGTACAAGTGAAGAAATGTTGCTTAAAAATACGCTTAGAGGCTCTAATCACCCATTAAGTAGGAGTTTGTACGATATTCTAGAAGCGAATAATATTATTCCATTAGATCATTTTGAAGAATATTTAGGACAAGGAATTGAAGCTTCTCACAACACCCAAAACATCAAAATTGGTTCAGCACAATTTGTAGGACATCAAACTGATACAGAAGTGTTAAATACGTCTGTTTTTATTAGTTCCAATAATATGTATAAAGGAAAATATACTTTTTATAATAGTTACAGAAAAGGATTGTCTAAACTATTTAATAGTCTAAAAAAGAAGTATGATTTAGTCATCCTATCTGGAGATAATGAAGGCGAATTGGAAAATCTTAAAAAATTACTACCTGCAAAAACAAAACTACTGTTTAATCAAAAACCAGACGATAAGTTAGAGTATATTAAATATCATCAATCTGAAGGTGCAAAAGTACTTATGGTTGGTGATGGACTAAATGATGCAGGCGCTTTGGCACAAAGTCAAGTTGGTATAGCAATTTCAGAAAATGTTAATGTGTTTTCTCCTGCTTGTGATGCTATTTTGGATGCTACAAAATTCAATCAATTATATCATTATATAAAAGTATCTAAAAGCGGAATTAAGATTGTGAAATGGAGTTTTTTACTCTCATTATTTTATAACATTATCGGGCTGTATTTTGCTGTTACTGGTCAGTTGGCACCAGTTATTGCAGCTATTTTGATGCCTTTAAGTTCTATTAGTATTGTAGTATTTACTACAGTTGCTACAAATATTGTAGGTAGAAAATTAAAATAA
- the ccoS gene encoding cbb3-type cytochrome oxidase assembly protein CcoS, whose amino-acid sequence MSVIYILLTVSIIVAIVFFVAFILALKSGQFDDGYTPSVRMLFEDELVKTTKTITKTNNKTNHN is encoded by the coding sequence ATGAGTGTTATATATATTTTACTAACAGTAAGCATTATTGTTGCAATAGTCTTTTTTGTAGCCTTTATTTTGGCACTTAAAAGCGGACAATTTGATGATGGTTATACACCTTCAGTAAGAATGCTTTTTGAAGACGAGTTGGTGAAAACTACAAAAACGATAACTAAAACAAACAATAAGACTAATCACAATTAA
- the ccoN gene encoding cytochrome-c oxidase, cbb3-type subunit I encodes MEMQQFYYDNKIVKKFLYATMLWGVVGMLVGLILAFMFLFPNMTDGISWLSFGRLRPLHTNAVIFAFVGNAIFAGVYYSTQRLLKARMFSDFLSKINFWGWQLIIVGAAITLPLGYTTSKEYAELEWPFDIAIALIWVAFGTNLIGTMLKRRQRHLYVAIWFYIATFVTVAVLHIFNSLELPVSALKSYSVYAGVQDALVQWWYGHNAVAFFLTTPFLGLMYYFVPKAANRPVYSYRLSIVHFWSLIFIYIWAGPHHLLYTALPEWAQNLGVAFSVMLLMPSWGGMINGLLTLRGAWDKVRVDPVLKFMVVAITGYGMATFEGPMLSLKNVNAIAHFTDWIIAHVHVGALAWNGFLTFGMIYYLVPKLFNTKLHSLKLANFHFWIGTLGIILYALPMYVAGFTQASMWKQFNPEGSIKYGNFLETVTEIMPMYWMRAIGGTLYLVGMLVLVYNIIVTIRQGSVVKDELAEAAALQRVSKRRVAGEGWHTWLERKPIKLTIFATVAILIGGIIQIVPTIMVKSNIPTISSVEPYSPLELEGRDIYIREGCVGCHSQMVRPFRSEVERYGEYSKAGEYVYDHPFLWGSKRTGPDLHRIGQRYNDNWHFNHMYDPQAMNKKSIMPRYQWLIEDELDKSQTEAKMRAMVTLGVPYTEEDITNAQAAMLAQGTQIEKNLYSDPDFVEAYEASKKKGDADFVEMKNREIVALIAYLQRLGTDIKVDDIQQTTAKTN; translated from the coding sequence ATGGAAATGCAGCAATTTTATTACGATAACAAGATTGTTAAAAAGTTTCTTTACGCAACTATGCTCTGGGGAGTTGTTGGTATGCTTGTAGGACTCATTTTAGCTTTCATGTTTTTATTCCCAAACATGACCGATGGGATTTCATGGCTTAGTTTTGGTCGTTTAAGACCCTTACATACCAATGCAGTCATTTTTGCATTTGTAGGTAATGCTATTTTTGCTGGAGTTTATTATTCTACTCAACGTCTGTTAAAAGCTAGAATGTTTAGTGATTTTTTAAGTAAGATAAACTTTTGGGGTTGGCAGTTAATAATTGTTGGTGCAGCCATCACATTACCATTAGGTTACACAACATCTAAAGAATATGCGGAGTTAGAATGGCCTTTTGATATTGCAATAGCTTTAATTTGGGTTGCTTTTGGTACAAACTTAATTGGTACGATGTTAAAACGTCGTCAGCGTCACTTATATGTTGCCATATGGTTTTATATTGCAACTTTTGTAACAGTAGCTGTGTTGCATATATTTAATAGTTTAGAGTTACCTGTAAGTGCATTAAAAAGTTATTCGGTTTATGCAGGAGTACAAGATGCTTTAGTACAATGGTGGTATGGACACAACGCAGTAGCTTTTTTCTTAACCACACCTTTCTTAGGATTAATGTATTATTTTGTTCCTAAAGCGGCTAACAGACCAGTCTATTCTTATAGACTTTCAATAGTACACTTTTGGTCTTTAATCTTTATCTATATTTGGGCTGGACCACACCATTTGTTATATACTGCATTACCAGAATGGGCTCAGAATTTAGGAGTCGCTTTTTCAGTTATGTTGCTAATGCCTTCTTGGGGAGGAATGATAAATGGATTATTAACACTTCGTGGTGCTTGGGATAAGGTACGTGTTGATCCAGTCTTAAAATTTATGGTAGTTGCTATTACTGGATATGGTATGGCAACGTTTGAAGGTCCAATGTTATCCCTTAAAAACGTAAATGCAATTGCACACTTTACAGATTGGATTATAGCACACGTACATGTTGGCGCATTAGCTTGGAACGGGTTTTTAACTTTTGGTATGATTTACTATTTAGTGCCAAAATTATTTAATACCAAATTACACTCTTTAAAACTAGCCAATTTTCACTTTTGGATTGGGACTTTAGGGATAATTCTATATGCTTTACCAATGTATGTTGCTGGTTTTACACAAGCAAGTATGTGGAAACAATTTAATCCTGAAGGCAGTATTAAATATGGAAACTTTCTTGAAACAGTTACCGAAATTATGCCAATGTATTGGATGCGTGCAATAGGTGGAACTTTATACTTGGTGGGTATGTTGGTATTAGTTTACAACATTATAGTAACTATCAGGCAAGGAAGTGTAGTTAAAGATGAGCTTGCTGAAGCTGCAGCACTACAACGTGTGTCTAAAAGACGTGTTGCAGGAGAAGGATGGCATACTTGGTTGGAGCGTAAGCCTATTAAATTAACCATTTTTGCAACTGTAGCTATTTTAATTGGTGGTATTATACAGATAGTTCCTACTATAATGGTTAAATCCAATATACCGACTATAAGTAGCGTAGAGCCATATTCACCTTTAGAGTTAGAAGGTCGTGATATCTATATTCGTGAAGGTTGCGTTGGATGTCACTCACAAATGGTAAGACCGTTTAGAAGTGAAGTAGAACGTTACGGAGAGTATAGTAAAGCAGGAGAATACGTATATGATCATCCATTTCTTTGGGGAAGTAAACGTACAGGACCAGATTTACATAGAATTGGACAAAGGTATAACGATAATTGGCACTTTAACCATATGTATGATCCACAAGCCATGAATAAAAAGTCGATTATGCCAAGATATCAATGGTTAATTGAAGATGAACTTGATAAATCTCAAACTGAAGCTAAAATGCGTGCAATGGTAACTTTAGGAGTCCCTTATACAGAGGAAGATATTACTAATGCTCAAGCTGCAATGTTAGCACAAGGTACGCAAATAGAAAAAAACTTGTACTCTGATCCTGATTTTGTAGAAGCTTACGAAGCAAGTAAGAAAAAAGGAGATGCTGATTTTGTAGAAATGAAAAACAGAGAAATCGTCGCTTTGATTGCTTATCTGCAACGTTTAGGAACAGATATTAAAGTAGATGATATTCAACAAACAACCGCTAAAACTAATTAG
- a CDS encoding CcoQ/FixQ family Cbb3-type cytochrome c oxidase assembly chaperone: MLKFVKKHLESITDIEIYPILSLLIFFGFFVILFWWVFTAKKEYITKVSNLPLELDNQNETTL; the protein is encoded by the coding sequence ATGTTAAAATTTGTAAAAAAACATTTAGAAAGTATAACAGATATAGAAATATATCCAATACTATCATTACTTATATTCTTTGGCTTTTTTGTGATTCTTTTTTGGTGGGTATTTACCGCTAAAAAAGAATACATCACCAAAGTGAGTAATTTACCATTAGAATTAGACAACCAAAACGAAACAACATTATGA
- a CDS encoding cbb3-type cytochrome c oxidase N-terminal domain-containing protein: MRHLIPSYVRVPAIFFIIFGLVEFFVDSGDKPAFIEYPIIMLFLALVLFILIAIEGIVGSIENVLFQSLDKEAKERYLASQKSKAPEFTKLKSLYAKLKGDDKPIEEEHEIILDHNYDGIKELDNNLPPWWVYSFYISIVFAFVYLAKYHIFDGATQQDEIEQEYAQAEIEIEEYKKTAKNLVDYNTVTLLTDAADLKAGEAIYNKHCVACHVADGGGGIGPNLTDKYWILGGDIKSVFKTISQGGRSGKGMVSWKKEGLKPVEIAQAASYVLSLQGTTPAKPKDPEGEIWQPESEEDLEIPEEAKDTDVLEVEKSVSMND, translated from the coding sequence ATGAGACATTTAATTCCATCATACGTTAGAGTTCCAGCTATATTTTTCATCATATTTGGGTTAGTAGAATTTTTTGTGGACTCTGGAGATAAGCCAGCATTTATAGAATACCCAATTATCATGTTATTTTTAGCATTAGTATTGTTTATTCTAATAGCTATAGAAGGTATTGTAGGTTCTATAGAAAATGTGTTGTTTCAAAGTTTAGACAAAGAAGCAAAAGAACGTTATCTAGCTAGTCAAAAATCAAAAGCACCAGAATTCACAAAACTTAAATCGTTATATGCTAAACTTAAAGGAGATGATAAACCTATTGAGGAAGAGCACGAAATTATTCTAGACCATAATTACGATGGTATAAAAGAGTTAGATAATAATTTACCACCATGGTGGGTGTATTCATTTTATATTTCAATAGTATTTGCATTTGTGTATTTAGCAAAGTATCACATTTTTGATGGTGCGACTCAGCAAGACGAAATTGAACAAGAGTATGCACAAGCAGAAATAGAAATTGAAGAATATAAAAAAACAGCAAAGAACTTAGTTGACTATAATACAGTAACATTATTGACAGATGCTGCAGATTTAAAAGCTGGTGAAGCTATATATAATAAGCATTGTGTAGCTTGTCATGTTGCAGATGGAGGAGGAGGTATTGGACCTAACCTTACCGATAAATATTGGATTTTAGGAGGAGATATAAAGAGTGTTTTTAAAACGATTTCTCAAGGAGGACGTTCTGGAAAAGGGATGGTGTCTTGGAAAAAAGAAGGTTTAAAACCTGTTGAAATAGCTCAAGCAGCAAGTTATGTCTTGTCACTACAAGGTACAACTCCAGCAAAACCTAAAGATCCAGAAGGCGAAATATGGCAACCTGAAAGTGAAGAAGATTTAGAAATCCCTGAAGAAGCAAAAGATACAGATGTATTAGAAGTAGAGAAATCTGTTTCTATGAATGACTAA
- the ccoG gene encoding cytochrome c oxidase accessory protein CcoG: protein MEAPKNESFRDSIATINEEGKRAWVFPKKPSGKFYDYRKYVSYFLLVFLFAAPFVKINGNQFLLFNILERRFNIFGFPFWPQDFHLFVISMIIGVIFITLFTVAFGRIFCGWICPQTIFMEMVFRRIEFWIDGDRGKQLRLKKSKWTSEKIKKRVLKHILFFVISFLIANIFLAYLIGSDKLLEYVKEGPFKHVGTLIPLLIFTGLFYFVFSWFREQVCIIACPYGRLQGVLLDNKSIVVAYDHKRGEGENGRKKWRKDEDRTALGHGDCIDCFQCVHVCPTGIDIRNGTQLECVNCTACIDECDTIMDKVGLPTGLIRYASEVNIEDKEPFKWTARLKGYIIVLIVLIGALFTMLQLRNDIEANILRLPGQRYEHKGETIISNVFTYKLVNKTIEDITNVSFKLKEVEGTIKLVSADKSFIVPAQGLAEGTMFIELDESLLSGDRTKVTVEVYSSDKLIETTTINFLGPRSF from the coding sequence ATGGAAGCTCCAAAAAACGAATCTTTTAGAGACTCGATAGCAACAATAAATGAAGAAGGTAAACGTGCTTGGGTTTTTCCAAAAAAACCGAGTGGTAAGTTTTACGATTACAGAAAGTACGTAAGCTACTTTTTACTTGTCTTTTTATTTGCTGCTCCTTTTGTTAAAATAAATGGCAATCAGTTTTTATTATTCAACATTTTGGAGCGTCGTTTTAATATTTTTGGTTTTCCCTTCTGGCCTCAAGATTTTCACTTATTTGTCATTTCAATGATTATTGGTGTTATCTTCATCACTTTATTTACAGTTGCTTTTGGACGTATATTTTGTGGTTGGATTTGTCCGCAAACCATTTTTATGGAAATGGTTTTTAGACGTATCGAATTTTGGATTGATGGTGATAGAGGGAAACAATTGCGTTTAAAAAAATCGAAATGGACCTCAGAAAAAATAAAAAAACGTGTATTAAAGCATATCCTATTTTTTGTCATTTCATTTTTAATCGCTAACATTTTTTTAGCCTACTTAATAGGTAGTGACAAACTATTAGAATATGTAAAGGAAGGACCCTTTAAACATGTAGGAACGTTAATCCCGTTATTAATATTTACTGGTTTATTCTACTTTGTGTTTTCATGGTTTAGAGAGCAGGTATGTATCATTGCGTGTCCTTATGGTCGATTACAAGGGGTTCTTTTAGATAATAAATCTATAGTTGTTGCCTATGACCATAAGCGTGGAGAAGGAGAAAACGGACGTAAAAAATGGCGTAAGGATGAAGATAGAACAGCTTTAGGTCATGGTGATTGTATTGATTGTTTTCAATGTGTACATGTGTGCCCAACAGGTATTGATATTAGAAATGGTACACAATTAGAATGTGTTAATTGTACAGCTTGTATTGACGAGTGTGATACCATTATGGACAAAGTAGGTTTGCCTACTGGATTAATACGTTATGCTAGTGAAGTTAATATTGAAGATAAAGAACCTTTTAAATGGACAGCACGTCTTAAAGGTTACATAATAGTATTAATTGTGCTTATTGGCGCTTTATTTACCATGTTACAATTGCGTAACGACATAGAAGCTAATATTTTAAGATTACCAGGACAGCGTTATGAGCATAAAGGCGAAACCATTATTAGTAATGTGTTTACCTATAAATTAGTTAATAAAACTATAGAAGATATTACTAATGTCAGTTTTAAATTAAAAGAAGTTGAAGGTACTATTAAATTGGTATCCGCAGATAAAAGTTTTATTGTACCTGCTCAAGGATTGGCAGAGGGGACTATGTTTATTGAACTTGACGAAAGTCTTCTTAGTGGAGACCGAACCAAAGTAACAGTTGAGGTGTACAGTAGTGATAAGTTAATTGAAACAACAACTATAAACTTCTTAGGACCAAGAAGTTTTTAA
- a CDS encoding FixH family protein has protein sequence MKLNWGTSIVIAFIAFISFIMYFVINMNINKDLDHDLVSEDYYKQELEYQNDINKEENSKELASKLMWKKIPEGLQIIFPKELDYNAISGKVFLYRPSNKQLDFETTILLSNHNLLIPDKRLLDGRWNIKIDWKHKDNNYMFKEDITY, from the coding sequence ATGAAATTAAATTGGGGAACGTCTATAGTCATAGCATTTATAGCATTTATAAGCTTTATTATGTACTTCGTAATTAATATGAACATTAATAAAGACCTTGATCATGACTTGGTTAGTGAAGACTATTATAAACAAGAATTAGAGTACCAAAATGATATCAATAAAGAAGAAAATTCAAAAGAATTGGCTTCCAAATTAATGTGGAAAAAAATACCTGAAGGTTTGCAGATAATTTTCCCTAAGGAACTAGATTATAATGCCATTTCAGGAAAAGTGTTCCTATATAGACCATCTAACAAACAACTAGACTTCGAAACCACAATTTTGTTGTCTAATCACAATTTGCTCATACCTGACAAGCGTTTGTTGGATGGTCGTTGGAACATTAAAATAGATTGGAAGCATAAAGATAATAACTATATGTTTAAAGAAGATATTACTTATTAA